The Acidimicrobiales bacterium genome contains a region encoding:
- a CDS encoding G1 family glutamic endopeptidase, which produces MLAPSAGAAVQAVSHRPLLSVGANKSNNWSGNNQGTLEQGSKLFNEVAGDWTVPTATNHKAGEAEFSSTWVGIGGGCIDASCSTTDSTLIQAGTEQDVSAQGVASYSAWWELIPATSVTISTVGVKAGDHIHVDIGEAVANSNVWTITLKNVTSGQTFTMTTPYSSTHATAEWIEETPVVVGTSGTGVGPLPNLSSVNIDLAKANNAPAGLKASEELQLIDSSGNPLATPSAPDTDTDGFNDCAYASSCSAPTSS; this is translated from the coding sequence ATGCTCGCCCCATCCGCGGGCGCCGCCGTACAGGCGGTCTCGCACCGGCCGCTCCTATCAGTCGGAGCAAACAAGTCGAACAACTGGTCGGGCAACAACCAGGGCACCCTCGAGCAGGGGAGCAAGCTGTTCAACGAGGTGGCCGGGGACTGGACAGTTCCGACGGCGACGAACCACAAGGCCGGAGAGGCCGAGTTCTCGTCGACCTGGGTCGGCATCGGCGGCGGGTGCATCGACGCGTCTTGTTCCACGACCGACTCGACGCTCATCCAGGCCGGCACCGAGCAGGACGTGAGCGCACAGGGCGTCGCCTCATATTCGGCCTGGTGGGAGCTGATCCCGGCGACCAGCGTCACCATCAGCACCGTCGGGGTGAAGGCAGGCGATCACATCCATGTCGACATCGGCGAGGCGGTGGCCAACTCGAATGTGTGGACGATCACGCTGAAGAACGTCACGTCCGGCCAGACCTTCACCATGACGACTCCCTACAGCTCGACCCACGCCACCGCAGAGTGGATCGAGGAGACGCCCGTCGTGGTGGGCACCTCGGGGACCGGCGTCGGGCCCCTGCCCAACCTGTCGAGCGTCAACATCGACCTGGCCAAGGCGAACAACGCCCCCGCCGGGCTGAAGGCGTCCGAGGAGCTGCAGCTGATCGACTCCAGCGGCAACCCCCTGGCGACCCCGTCGGCGCCCGACACCGACACCGACGGCTTCAACGACTGCGCCTACGCCAGCAGCTGCTCGGCGCCCACCAGCTCCTAG